The following proteins are co-located in the Pedobacter sp. FW305-3-2-15-E-R2A2 genome:
- the lat gene encoding L-lysine 6-transaminase, translated as MYQLTVAPDQVNETLSKHILADGFDLTYDMEKSQGAYIYDSKYKRNLLDFFTCFASVPLGYNHPKMVNDEAFKKSLLLAAMSNPSNSDVYTQQYAQFVDTFSKVGIPSYLPHAFFIAGGALAVENAIKVAMDWKVQKNFAKGIKEEKGFKVLHFEKAFHGRTGYTLSLTNTLPDKTKWFAKFDWPRVSVPTIKFPLQDENLKKAIDTEEASIAQIKQAFADNKDEICAIIVEPIQSEGGDNHLREEFLIQLKSLADENDAFLIYDEVQTGVGLTGKFWCHQHYSEKARPDIVAFGKKMQVCGILVGDKVDQVEGNVFRVPSRINSTWGGNLVDMVRSTQILQILHDDKLCDNATNIGQYLKENLEQLAQKHDKISNVRGKGLLCAFDFPNKDMRNAFIQKGMEQNVMFLGCGNQTIRFRPALCIEKKHIDEGLTAMEKILPAL; from the coding sequence ATGTATCAACTAACTGTAGCTCCCGATCAGGTAAATGAAACTTTAAGCAAACACATTTTAGCCGATGGTTTTGACCTTACCTATGATATGGAAAAAAGCCAGGGGGCTTATATTTACGACTCCAAGTATAAGCGGAACTTACTGGATTTCTTTACTTGTTTTGCGTCTGTTCCATTGGGATACAACCATCCGAAAATGGTCAATGACGAAGCCTTTAAAAAGAGTCTTTTATTGGCGGCCATGTCGAACCCTTCCAATTCTGATGTTTATACACAACAATATGCCCAGTTTGTAGATACGTTCTCTAAAGTTGGAATCCCCTCTTACCTTCCTCATGCTTTTTTTATTGCAGGCGGAGCATTGGCGGTTGAAAATGCCATTAAGGTAGCGATGGACTGGAAAGTTCAGAAGAACTTTGCCAAAGGGATTAAAGAAGAAAAAGGATTTAAAGTACTGCATTTTGAAAAAGCTTTTCATGGCAGAACAGGATACACCCTAAGTTTAACCAATACCCTTCCTGATAAAACGAAGTGGTTTGCAAAGTTCGACTGGCCAAGGGTTTCCGTACCAACCATTAAATTCCCTTTACAGGATGAAAATTTAAAAAAGGCAATTGATACTGAAGAAGCCTCTATTGCTCAGATCAAACAAGCTTTTGCGGATAATAAAGATGAAATCTGTGCCATCATTGTGGAGCCGATTCAGTCTGAAGGTGGTGATAACCATTTACGTGAAGAGTTTTTGATTCAGTTAAAAAGTCTTGCAGATGAGAACGATGCCTTTTTAATTTACGATGAGGTTCAAACTGGTGTGGGCCTTACCGGTAAATTCTGGTGTCACCAGCATTACAGCGAAAAAGCGCGTCCTGACATCGTTGCTTTTGGTAAAAAGATGCAGGTATGTGGAATTCTGGTTGGCGATAAGGTAGATCAGGTAGAAGGCAATGTATTCAGGGTTCCTTCCAGAATCAACTCTACATGGGGTGGTAACTTGGTAGATATGGTTCGTTCTACGCAGATCTTACAGATCCTTCATGACGATAAATTATGTGACAATGCAACAAACATAGGTCAGTATTTAAAAGAGAATCTGGAGCAACTTGCACAGAAGCATGATAAAATCAGCAATGTAAGAGGTAAAGGTTTGCTTTGTGCGTTTGACTTTCCAAATAAAGACATGCGTAATGCCTTTATTCAAAAAGGAATGGAACAGAACGTCATGTTCTTAGGCTGTGGAAATCAGACCATTCGTTTCAGACCGGCACTTTGTATCGAGAAAAAACACATTGATGAAGGCCTGACCGCAATGGAGAAAATCTTACCTGCACTATAA
- a CDS encoding acyl-CoA dehydrogenase family protein, with protein MANIFSSLKNAYTLFKTVDFQKLEALSKKVDLTKIVDSVSNLDETQLQGLMKMIGGPHKKRELPPIEGDFYHLGDEALSDEDRALQLKVRAFLEKEVKPLVNKYWLKAEFPFELIPGIAELNICGLTYEGYGCPNKSNLMEGMLAMEMARVDTSMSTFFGVQSGLAMGSIYLLGSEAQKQEWLPDMQQLKLIGAFGLTEPEVGSGVAGGLTTTAKRVGSKWILNGQKKWIGNSTFSDVTIIWARDLDDQEVKGFLVRKGTKGFAVEKMEDKMALRIVQNGLITLTNCEVEGQDRLQNANSFKDTAKVLKMTRAGVAWQAVGCARGAYESALHYTRTRKQFGKPIASFQLIQNHLVEMLSNLTAMQTLCFRLSQLQDQNLLTDEHASLAKVFCSMKTRDVVSRAREVMGGNGILLEYDVARFVADAEAIYSYEGTKEINTLIVGRAITGFSAFV; from the coding sequence ATGGCCAATATCTTCTCTTCCCTAAAAAATGCATATACCCTTTTTAAAACCGTTGATTTTCAGAAACTGGAAGCGCTTTCTAAAAAGGTAGACCTGACTAAAATTGTAGACTCTGTATCCAACCTTGATGAAACCCAATTACAGGGGTTAATGAAGATGATTGGTGGACCACACAAGAAAAGAGAACTTCCGCCTATAGAAGGAGATTTTTACCACCTCGGTGATGAAGCGTTGAGTGATGAAGACCGCGCTTTACAATTGAAAGTGCGCGCATTTTTGGAAAAGGAAGTCAAGCCTTTGGTCAATAAGTACTGGCTCAAAGCGGAATTCCCTTTTGAGCTCATTCCCGGAATTGCCGAACTCAATATTTGTGGCCTTACCTACGAAGGTTATGGTTGTCCCAATAAATCAAACCTGATGGAAGGTATGCTGGCGATGGAAATGGCCAGGGTGGATACTTCCATGTCTACCTTTTTTGGGGTCCAGAGTGGGTTGGCCATGGGCTCTATTTACCTGCTTGGATCTGAAGCTCAAAAACAAGAATGGCTGCCCGATATGCAACAACTGAAACTCATTGGTGCATTTGGATTGACAGAGCCGGAAGTGGGCTCAGGTGTTGCTGGAGGATTGACGACTACGGCAAAACGGGTAGGAAGTAAATGGATACTCAACGGACAGAAAAAATGGATCGGTAATTCTACTTTTTCCGATGTGACGATCATTTGGGCAAGGGATCTGGACGATCAGGAGGTAAAGGGCTTTTTGGTAAGAAAAGGGACTAAAGGGTTTGCCGTAGAGAAGATGGAAGACAAAATGGCTTTACGCATTGTACAAAACGGATTGATCACTCTTACCAATTGTGAGGTGGAAGGCCAAGACCGTCTGCAAAACGCGAACTCTTTCAAAGATACTGCAAAAGTATTAAAGATGACCAGGGCTGGAGTGGCATGGCAGGCCGTGGGTTGTGCAAGAGGGGCCTATGAAAGTGCCCTGCATTATACGCGCACCAGAAAACAGTTCGGAAAACCGATTGCTTCCTTCCAGCTGATTCAAAACCATCTTGTGGAAATGCTGTCTAACCTGACGGCCATGCAGACGCTTTGTTTTCGGTTGTCTCAGCTCCAGGATCAAAATCTGTTAACCGACGAACATGCGTCATTGGCAAAGGTATTCTGTTCAATGAAAACCAGGGATGTAGTGAGCAGGGCGAGGGAAGTAATGGGTGGGAACGGGATCCTGTTGGAATATGATGTGGCTCGTTTTGTAGCGGATGCTGAAGCCATCTATTCTTATGAAGGAACGAAAGAAATCAATACACTGATCGTAGGCAGGGCCATCACCGGCTTTTCTGCCTTTGTATAA
- the bshB1 gene encoding bacillithiol biosynthesis deacetylase BshB1, with protein MKLDILVLAVHPDDAELGCSGTIAKHIAMGRKVGIVDFTRGELGTRGSAEIRDREAADSAKILGLHARENLRFKDGFFVNDEEHKLAVIRMIRKYQPEIILTNALHDRHPDHGRAGDLANDACFLSGLSKISTNIDGQEQEAWRPRLVLQYIQDRYIEPDIIIDITPYIQTKIDSIKAFKTQFFNPDHEEAETYISSPEFFDSVIGRAREFGKSIGTTYAEGFTCRKLLGVNDLFNLS; from the coding sequence ATGAAGTTAGATATATTAGTCCTTGCCGTTCATCCGGACGATGCAGAGTTAGGATGCTCCGGAACTATTGCCAAACATATCGCAATGGGAAGGAAAGTCGGAATTGTAGATTTTACCAGGGGAGAACTTGGAACCAGGGGGTCCGCAGAGATCAGAGATAGGGAAGCAGCAGATTCTGCAAAGATCTTAGGCCTTCATGCCCGTGAAAATCTGAGATTCAAAGACGGCTTTTTTGTAAACGATGAAGAACATAAACTGGCGGTGATTAGAATGATTCGTAAATACCAGCCGGAAATCATTTTGACAAATGCCCTGCACGATAGGCATCCAGATCACGGAAGGGCCGGAGATCTGGCAAACGACGCCTGCTTCCTATCCGGATTGTCTAAAATTTCTACGAATATAGATGGTCAGGAGCAGGAAGCCTGGAGACCGCGTCTGGTGCTTCAGTATATTCAGGACCGTTACATTGAACCTGATATTATTATAGACATTACGCCTTACATCCAGACCAAAATTGATTCCATTAAAGCATTTAAAACACAGTTCTTCAATCCTGATCATGAAGAAGCTGAAACTTATATTTCCTCCCCCGAATTTTTCGATAGTGTGATCGGCCGTGCCCGTGAATTTGGAAAATCAATAGGGACAACTTACGCAGAAGGTTTTACCTGTCGTAAACTTTTAGGCGTCAATGATCTTTTTAACCTGAGTTAG
- a CDS encoding glutathione peroxidase — protein MSDNSKSVHQFKVKLINGTEKKLSDYKNKNLLIVNIASGCGFAPQLKELQQLREELKSEDFEVLAFPSNDFGRQEPLEGEAIHSFCELNYGVQFPIFEKIMVRGEQAHPLFKFLGDKKLNGKLTSTPRWNFHKYLVNKKGEVVDYFFPFTKPLSTKVKKKIQRLG, from the coding sequence ATGTCTGATAACTCAAAAAGTGTACACCAGTTTAAGGTAAAATTGATCAATGGAACAGAAAAGAAACTTTCTGACTATAAAAACAAAAACTTATTAATCGTAAACATTGCTTCTGGATGTGGCTTTGCGCCTCAGTTAAAGGAGTTGCAACAGTTGAGGGAAGAGCTTAAATCTGAGGACTTTGAAGTCCTCGCTTTTCCATCCAATGATTTCGGGCGACAAGAACCGCTTGAAGGAGAAGCGATCCATTCTTTCTGCGAACTGAACTATGGTGTTCAGTTTCCTATCTTTGAAAAAATTATGGTCAGGGGAGAACAGGCGCATCCCTTATTTAAATTTCTTGGTGATAAAAAACTCAACGGAAAACTGACCTCCACCCCAAGGTGGAACTTTCACAAATACCTGGTGAATAAAAAAGGAGAAGTAGTGGACTATTTCTTCCCTTTTACCAAACCCTTATCCACAAAAGTGAAGAAAAAAATACAACGTCTGGGCTAA
- a CDS encoding DUF4294 domain-containing protein gives MKFYRLFFLSIVIITGASAKAQQQGSVKVKFPVLGKNDTIRVASTNEDGEMIPWIPLNEVVIYGYRIFKSPEERAAFNRLRYNVMKVMPYALYAKRRYEQLEKDLAVAEDKKLQKKLVKQCDKEIKDMFNREIKELTISQGQILTKLIDRELGRTTYEIVKETKGGITAFLYQSVARVVGHNLKSKYNPSEERDIESIILSSGFYQ, from the coding sequence ATGAAATTTTACAGGTTATTTTTTCTGTCAATTGTCATTATTACAGGTGCTTCTGCCAAAGCGCAGCAGCAGGGTTCTGTGAAAGTGAAATTTCCCGTTTTGGGAAAGAATGACACGATTCGGGTAGCCTCTACCAATGAAGATGGAGAAATGATTCCCTGGATTCCACTCAATGAAGTGGTCATTTATGGTTATAGAATCTTCAAAAGCCCTGAAGAACGTGCTGCCTTCAATCGCTTACGTTACAATGTGATGAAAGTGATGCCTTATGCGCTTTATGCAAAAAGAAGATATGAGCAGCTGGAAAAGGACCTGGCAGTAGCCGAAGATAAAAAGCTGCAAAAGAAGTTGGTTAAACAATGCGATAAAGAAATTAAGGATATGTTTAACCGGGAAATCAAAGAACTTACCATTTCCCAGGGACAGATTTTAACAAAACTGATCGACAGGGAGTTGGGAAGGACCACCTACGAAATCGTTAAGGAAACCAAAGGCGGAATCACCGCATTTTTATATCAATCTGTGGCTAGAGTTGTTGGTCACAATCTCAAAAGTAAATATAACCCATCGGAAGAGCGGGACATCGAATCCATTATTCTTTCTTCCGGGTTTTACCAATAA
- a CDS encoding bifunctional (p)ppGpp synthetase/guanosine-3',5'-bis(diphosphate) 3'-pyrophosphohydrolase, translated as MKNTLVIDLEAEKQEILKRYRALLRACKPTLQRGDKKEIRKAFDMALESHKNMRRKSGEPYIYHPIAVAQIAAEEIGLGTTSIVCALLHDVVEDTDITLEDIEREFGKKTAKIIDGLTKISGVFDYNSSLQAENFRKMLLTLADDVRVILIKLADRLHNMRTMDFMPRQKQLKIASETIYLYAPLAHRLGLYAIKSELEDLSMKYLEPDTYKYIATQLNEKKAERTLFIKRFVEPINEILAEQGLTADIYGRPKSIHSIWNKMKSKNIPFDEVYDLFAIRIILDSNPENEKADCWKAYSIVTDLYRPNPDRLRDWVSSPKGNGYESLHTTVMGPKGQWVEVQIRTQRMNEIAEKGFAAHWKYKESSNDNGLDQWIMKVREMLNNPEANALDFLDDFKMNLFSDEIFIFTPKGALLQLPLGATALDFAFEIHTDVGAKCIGAKVNHKLVPLSYKLQNGDQVEIITSSKQTPKEDWLNTVVTAKAKSKIKSSLKEEKRKIAEQGKETLERKLKSLKITYNTDNLNKLTYFFKLPSTQELFINIANGKIELKDLKDYLASEKEIENRGSSEKSDNQKIEALLSRVKGPESDILLIGEDLQKIDYTLAACCNPIPGDDVFGFVTVNEGIKIHRTNCPNAAQLMANYGYRVVKAKWNRQQELTFLTGLHIIGIDDVGLINNITKVISGDFKVNMRSITVDTDNGIFDGSIMIFVNDKEHLDNLIKNLLEVKGVTGVTRFDA; from the coding sequence ATGAAGAACACATTAGTGATTGATTTAGAAGCAGAGAAGCAAGAGATATTGAAGCGATACCGTGCGCTTTTGCGTGCCTGTAAGCCAACACTTCAAAGAGGAGATAAGAAAGAGATCCGTAAAGCATTTGATATGGCACTTGAAAGTCATAAAAATATGCGAAGGAAATCGGGAGAGCCTTATATTTATCACCCTATTGCTGTTGCACAGATTGCCGCGGAAGAAATCGGACTGGGAACCACTTCGATTGTATGTGCTTTATTACATGATGTCGTAGAAGATACCGACATCACATTAGAGGATATTGAACGGGAATTTGGAAAGAAAACGGCAAAGATCATTGATGGTCTGACCAAGATATCCGGTGTTTTCGATTATAACAGTTCTTTGCAAGCGGAAAATTTCCGGAAGATGCTGCTGACTTTAGCAGACGATGTACGGGTGATCCTGATTAAACTTGCTGACCGGCTACACAATATGCGGACGATGGACTTTATGCCGAGGCAAAAGCAGTTAAAGATTGCTTCGGAAACCATTTATCTATACGCACCCCTGGCCCACCGTCTGGGTCTATATGCGATTAAATCTGAACTGGAAGATCTCTCGATGAAGTATCTGGAGCCAGACACCTATAAATACATTGCCACTCAGCTGAACGAGAAAAAAGCAGAGCGAACCTTATTCATCAAAAGATTTGTCGAGCCTATCAATGAGATCCTGGCAGAACAGGGGCTGACGGCTGATATATATGGCCGTCCGAAATCGATCCACTCGATCTGGAATAAGATGAAGAGTAAAAATATCCCTTTTGACGAGGTCTATGATCTTTTTGCCATTAGGATCATTCTGGATAGCAATCCTGAAAATGAAAAAGCAGACTGCTGGAAGGCCTATTCTATTGTAACCGATCTTTATCGTCCAAATCCTGACCGCTTGCGTGACTGGGTTTCCTCTCCGAAAGGAAATGGATATGAATCGCTGCATACCACGGTGATGGGTCCTAAAGGACAATGGGTTGAAGTTCAGATCCGTACCCAAAGAATGAACGAGATTGCGGAGAAAGGTTTTGCTGCCCACTGGAAATATAAAGAATCGAGTAATGACAATGGTCTTGACCAATGGATCATGAAAGTGAGGGAAATGTTGAACAATCCGGAAGCTAATGCTTTAGACTTCCTGGATGATTTTAAAATGAACCTCTTCTCGGATGAAATTTTCATCTTTACCCCTAAAGGGGCTTTGTTACAATTACCTTTAGGTGCTACTGCTTTAGATTTTGCTTTTGAAATCCATACCGATGTCGGGGCAAAATGTATTGGGGCAAAAGTGAACCATAAACTGGTTCCTTTATCTTATAAGCTACAGAATGGAGATCAGGTAGAAATTATTACCTCCAGTAAACAGACTCCTAAAGAAGACTGGCTGAACACTGTAGTTACTGCAAAAGCCAAATCGAAGATCAAGTCTTCTTTAAAAGAAGAGAAAAGAAAAATTGCAGAGCAGGGCAAAGAAACGTTGGAGCGTAAGCTTAAATCCTTAAAGATCACTTACAATACGGATAACCTGAATAAGCTGACTTACTTCTTTAAATTGCCTTCTACACAGGAACTGTTCATTAACATCGCCAATGGTAAGATTGAATTAAAAGATTTAAAGGATTACCTGGCGAGTGAAAAAGAGATCGAAAACAGGGGCTCTTCAGAGAAGAGCGACAATCAAAAGATTGAAGCATTGCTGAGTCGTGTTAAAGGTCCTGAATCTGATATTCTATTGATTGGTGAAGACCTTCAAAAGATCGACTATACCCTTGCTGCCTGTTGTAATCCCATTCCAGGAGATGATGTTTTTGGATTTGTAACGGTTAATGAGGGCATTAAGATCCACCGTACAAATTGTCCGAATGCTGCACAGCTGATGGCGAATTATGGCTATCGGGTAGTGAAAGCAAAATGGAACCGTCAGCAAGAACTCACGTTTTTAACAGGATTGCACATTATCGGAATTGATGATGTAGGTTTGATCAATAACATCACTAAAGTAATCTCAGGAGATTTCAAGGTAAATATGCGTTCTATTACTGTAGACACAGATAATGGCATTTTTGACGGATCAATTATGATCTTTGTAAATGATAAAGAGCACTTAGACAACCTGATTAAAAATCTGCTGGAAGTAAAAGGCGTAACGGGCGTTACCCGTTTTGATGCCTAA
- a CDS encoding transcriptional repressor → MSTNHNSELVRKIFEAYLENKSLRKTPERFAILEEIYSRDDHFDVETLYIHMKNQKYRVSRATVYNTLELLVSCDLVTKHQFGKNMAQFEKSYGYHQHDHIICIDCGKVVEFCDPRIHQIQSMVGDLLKFEIKHHSLNLYGSCFDCSAKHAMNNQNADIKHAS, encoded by the coding sequence ATGTCTACAAACCACAACAGCGAGTTAGTAAGAAAAATATTCGAAGCTTATCTCGAAAATAAAAGTCTGAGAAAAACACCGGAACGTTTTGCCATCTTAGAAGAAATATATTCCAGAGATGACCATTTCGATGTAGAGACCCTCTATATCCACATGAAAAACCAAAAGTATCGTGTAAGCAGGGCTACTGTATACAACACTTTAGAGTTATTGGTTTCCTGTGATCTGGTTACTAAACATCAGTTTGGTAAAAATATGGCCCAATTTGAGAAATCATATGGCTATCATCAGCACGACCATATCATTTGTATTGACTGCGGGAAAGTAGTAGAATTCTGCGATCCACGTATCCACCAGATACAGAGTATGGTTGGTGATTTATTAAAGTTTGAGATCAAACATCACTCTCTTAATCTTTATGGCAGCTGTTTCGATTGTTCTGCAAAACACGCAATGAACAATCAGAATGCCGACATTAAACATGCAAGTTAA
- a CDS encoding adenylosuccinate synthase — MTQVDVLLGLQWGDEGKGKIVDVLSPQYDLIARFQGGPNAGHTLEFDGKKFVLNTIPSGIFNEKTMNLIGNGVVIDPIILKRELDNLKAAGHDPVAKGKLVIARKAHLILPTHQLLDAANEQKMGKDKIGSTLKGIGPTYMDKTGRNGLRVGDTTLPDFKDRYNKLVEKHKEMLSHYNFEYDLTEREAAFFEAIEFLKSIPHVDSEHYVNGFLKEGKTVLAEGAQGTLLDVDFGSYPFVTSSNTTTAGACTGLGIAPNRIGHVYGIFKAYCTRVGGGPFPTELDNEVGENLRQVGHEFGATTGRARRCGWIDLPALKYAIMLNGVTELIMMKADVLDGFDTIYACTHYEHNGETIDYMPYDIITVKPTPVLKAIEGWKTDVTKVNKVAEIPAKLADYIAFLEKELAVPVKYLSVGPDRVQTLELN; from the coding sequence ATGACGCAAGTAGACGTGCTTCTGGGCCTGCAATGGGGCGATGAAGGCAAGGGAAAAATTGTTGATGTTCTAAGTCCGCAATATGATTTGATAGCTCGTTTTCAAGGCGGTCCGAATGCCGGACATACTTTAGAGTTTGATGGCAAAAAATTTGTTTTAAATACCATTCCATCAGGTATTTTCAATGAAAAAACAATGAACTTAATTGGAAATGGTGTGGTTATTGACCCTATCATTCTAAAAAGAGAGTTAGACAACCTTAAAGCAGCTGGCCATGATCCTGTAGCAAAAGGGAAATTGGTGATTGCCCGTAAAGCACATTTAATTCTGCCAACACACCAGTTACTGGATGCGGCAAATGAACAAAAAATGGGCAAGGACAAAATCGGCTCTACGTTAAAAGGTATTGGCCCGACTTATATGGACAAAACCGGACGTAACGGATTAAGAGTTGGTGATACTACCCTTCCTGATTTCAAAGACCGTTACAACAAACTGGTTGAGAAACATAAAGAGATGCTTTCTCATTATAATTTTGAATATGATTTGACAGAAAGAGAAGCTGCATTTTTTGAAGCGATCGAATTCCTGAAAAGCATTCCTCATGTAGATAGTGAGCATTATGTAAATGGATTCCTTAAAGAAGGAAAGACAGTATTGGCAGAAGGTGCACAGGGAACACTATTGGACGTAGATTTCGGATCTTATCCATTTGTGACCTCTTCAAACACCACTACCGCTGGCGCTTGTACAGGTTTAGGAATTGCTCCTAACAGAATCGGCCATGTATATGGTATTTTTAAAGCTTATTGTACCCGTGTTGGTGGTGGACCTTTCCCTACTGAACTGGACAATGAAGTTGGAGAAAACCTTCGTCAGGTTGGTCATGAGTTCGGTGCAACTACCGGTCGTGCCCGTCGTTGCGGATGGATTGATCTACCTGCATTAAAATATGCGATCATGTTAAACGGCGTTACTGAGCTGATCATGATGAAAGCAGATGTACTGGACGGTTTTGATACCATCTATGCCTGTACGCATTATGAGCACAATGGTGAAACCATTGACTATATGCCATACGACATCATTACAGTAAAACCTACTCCGGTATTAAAAGCGATTGAAGGTTGGAAAACAGATGTAACTAAAGTAAATAAAGTAGCAGAAATTCCTGCGAAACTTGCAGACTATATCGCTTTCTTAGAGAAAGAGTTAGCAGTACCTGTAAAATATCTTTCAGTTGGACCAGACAGGGTTCAGACTTTAGAATTGAACTAG
- a CDS encoding anthranilate synthase component I family protein has translation MSHPDISLFKSKALQWANSFDICCCLDSNSYSDPFGKFDFVIAAGATQVLNAPIGQAFDALRSFYNLHKTWMFGLFSYDLKNEEEQLYSRNPDALHFPDLFFFVPQYLITIKDGQIAVILGDGDVLKEIIQTELVIPVPAKALNIQHKLDKAAYLKKISELQRHINRGDIYEVTYCQEFFAEHAEIDPLAIFNQLNTLSPTPFAGYFKFQDQYILSASPERFLCKREGKLISQPVKGTARRHPDAIADEQVRQELSKNGKEQAENVMIVDLVRNDLTKSAIKGSVKVEELFGIYSFPQVHQMISTISCELKPELHFIDAIKNTFPMGSMTGAPKIRAMELIESHELSKRGAYSGSIGYISPEAEFDFNVIIRSILYQETEKYLSFQVGGAITYASSPEGEYEECMVKASAIIQTLAQ, from the coding sequence ATGAGTCACCCGGATATATCGTTATTTAAAAGCAAGGCACTTCAATGGGCCAACTCCTTTGACATCTGCTGTTGCCTGGATTCCAACAGCTACAGCGATCCCTTTGGAAAGTTTGATTTTGTAATTGCTGCCGGAGCGACACAAGTTTTGAATGCACCGATAGGACAGGCTTTTGACGCGCTGCGATCCTTCTATAACTTGCATAAAACCTGGATGTTCGGATTATTCAGTTATGATCTGAAAAATGAAGAAGAGCAATTGTACTCCAGAAATCCGGATGCCCTCCATTTTCCTGACCTCTTCTTCTTTGTTCCTCAATACCTAATCACCATAAAAGATGGTCAGATCGCAGTAATACTTGGGGACGGGGACGTACTTAAAGAAATCATTCAAACGGAACTGGTTATTCCAGTGCCTGCAAAAGCACTGAACATTCAACACAAGCTCGATAAAGCAGCCTACTTAAAAAAAATATCGGAGTTACAGCGGCACATCAACAGGGGTGATATTTATGAAGTTACTTATTGTCAGGAGTTCTTTGCAGAACATGCAGAAATAGATCCTTTAGCCATATTTAACCAGCTCAATACGCTTTCACCCACCCCATTTGCGGGATATTTTAAATTTCAGGATCAATATATCCTTTCTGCCAGCCCGGAGCGTTTCCTATGCAAGCGCGAAGGCAAACTCATCTCCCAGCCCGTCAAGGGCACAGCCAGAAGACATCCGGACGCCATTGCCGATGAACAGGTCAGACAGGAGCTGAGCAAAAATGGAAAGGAACAGGCAGAAAATGTAATGATCGTAGACCTCGTTAGAAATGACCTGACTAAGAGTGCCATAAAGGGCAGTGTAAAAGTGGAAGAGTTATTCGGCATTTATAGTTTCCCTCAAGTCCATCAGATGATCTCAACCATCAGCTGTGAGTTGAAGCCTGAATTACATTTCATTGATGCCATCAAAAACACCTTCCCAATGGGCTCCATGACCGGTGCGCCTAAAATCAGGGCTATGGAATTGATTGAATCTCATGAATTGAGTAAACGTGGGGCTTATTCAGGCTCCATTGGATACATCAGTCCGGAAGCCGAGTTTGATTTTAACGTCATCATCCGCAGCATCCTGTACCAGGAAACAGAAAAATATTTATCCTTCCAGGTTGGAGGTGCCATCACCTATGCCTCAAGTCCTGAGGGGGAATATGAAGAATGCATGGTCAAAGCTTCCGCAATTATCCAGACATTAGCCCAATAA
- a CDS encoding M48 family metallopeptidase, whose translation MKALNLMVIAAAAMFSISSCSTVPLTGRSRLSLISESEMRGAASLEYSKMLRDPGTKVLNNADAQRVKRVGQKIQAAITKYMNANGYASQIQGFAWEFNLIDSKEVNAWCMPGGKVAVYTGLLPVAKDDAGLATVMGHEIAHAIAQHSSERASQAALAQAGSGIIGVATAGKSSGTQEMISQAYGLGAQGFVLLPNSRKQELEADNLGLTFMAIAGYDPATAVTFWQRMANASKGSQKPPEFLSTHPADATRIAQIQRLLPQAQRYYNSTTGKPIR comes from the coding sequence ATGAAAGCTTTAAATTTAATGGTCATTGCTGCGGCAGCGATGTTTTCGATATCCTCCTGCTCCACAGTTCCTTTAACCGGGCGTAGCAGGCTGAGTTTAATCAGTGAAAGTGAAATGAGGGGTGCAGCCTCACTGGAATACAGCAAAATGCTGAGAGATCCGGGAACTAAAGTCCTTAATAATGCAGATGCCCAAAGGGTAAAGCGTGTAGGTCAGAAAATTCAGGCCGCAATCACAAAATACATGAATGCAAATGGTTATGCAAGTCAGATTCAGGGCTTCGCCTGGGAATTTAACCTGATCGATAGCAAAGAAGTAAATGCCTGGTGCATGCCGGGTGGTAAGGTAGCGGTTTATACCGGACTTTTGCCGGTGGCAAAAGACGATGCCGGATTGGCAACTGTAATGGGACACGAAATTGCCCATGCGATTGCACAGCACTCTTCAGAACGCGCTTCGCAAGCTGCCTTGGCACAAGCGGGCAGTGGGATCATAGGTGTAGCTACCGCCGGTAAATCAAGCGGTACTCAGGAGATGATTAGTCAGGCTTATGGATTAGGTGCGCAAGGTTTTGTATTGTTGCCCAATTCGAGAAAGCAAGAGCTGGAAGCAGATAATTTAGGACTTACCTTTATGGCCATTGCCGGATATGATCCTGCAACAGCAGTTACTTTTTGGCAACGCATGGCGAATGCCAGTAAAGGATCTCAAAAACCACCTGAATTTTTGAGTACACACCCTGCAGATGCAACACGTATAGCGCAGATTCAAAGACTTTTACCACAGGCACAAAGATATTATAACTCTACAACGGGGAAACCAATCAGGTAG